One window of the Flavobacteriaceae bacterium YJPT1-3 genome contains the following:
- a CDS encoding LexA family transcriptional regulator — protein MGTNDLPSEIRRFKEVREDHNYTQTEFAELLGIKNSTADIERGRTKLSGIVVTELLRQFNINPLWLFGYSNQKILHTGKGDVSPKVVSVDSEDMENMLLVNQKAAAGYPHNIQDIEWYQQLPAFDLPLPQYRNATYRGFQVEGDSMLPNFQPNDWVLGKAVEGLDYASDNRVYVVVMQDAVVVKKLQKLPDPSRVLLISLNKEYAPYEVEVSDIQELWQVNSKLTFNLDTSSESNLLKELQQGMLDLKQQLNGLSNTHKA, from the coding sequence ATGGGAACAAACGATCTACCTTCAGAAATCAGGCGCTTTAAAGAAGTGCGCGAAGACCACAACTATACGCAAACGGAGTTTGCTGAACTGCTGGGTATTAAAAACAGTACCGCCGATATTGAACGGGGGCGCACCAAACTCTCCGGGATCGTGGTCACTGAATTATTGCGACAGTTCAACATCAATCCCTTGTGGTTGTTTGGCTACAGTAATCAGAAAATACTGCATACCGGAAAGGGAGATGTGAGTCCGAAAGTAGTTTCTGTGGATAGTGAAGACATGGAGAATATGCTGTTGGTTAATCAAAAAGCAGCAGCCGGCTATCCCCACAATATTCAGGATATAGAATGGTATCAGCAATTACCTGCCTTTGATCTTCCCTTGCCCCAGTACCGCAATGCGACCTATCGTGGCTTTCAGGTAGAAGGTGACAGTATGCTGCCTAATTTTCAACCCAACGACTGGGTTTTGGGCAAAGCGGTAGAAGGCTTAGACTATGCCAGTGACAATCGGGTGTATGTCGTGGTCATGCAAGATGCTGTGGTGGTCAAAAAATTGCAAAAATTACCCGATCCTTCCCGGGTTTTATTGATCTCTCTTAATAAAGAGTACGCTCCTTACGAAGTCGAAGTAAGCGATATACAGGAGCTTTGGCAAGTAAACAGCAAACTCACCTTTAATCTGGATACCTCTTCCGAGAGTAACTTACTAAAAGAATTGCAGCAGGGCATGCTTGACCTGAAGCAGCAGCTGAACGGGCTCAGCAATACCCATAAGGCATAA
- a CDS encoding aminotransferase class V-fold PLP-dependent enzyme, with protein sequence MDFKKEFPVLQEYTYLNTAASGLLPRSVQAYRQQHDRDFMHQGSLLKDRQGMILTEVRETVGRFMGCAPERVALTPNFSYGFNTLWEGVPKQKKVLLLEGDYPSVNWPVTSRDFKVVYATIDAQLEQNIYDAVQKEHPDILALSLVQWINGIRIDLSFLKQLKNDFPRLLIVADGTQFCGTTPFNFEESGIDVLGASTYKWLNAGYGNAFFLFKEPVADQIAPRTSGFNSLQGKYKPQEGNFIGRFEPGHQDTLNYGSLQIALELIEQIGIQNISDQIRTLTKQAMETFVEFDLLQPMVVEREQHSSIFNLRADERLFNRLQKEGIICSQRGDGIRVSFHYFNTLEDLEHLRQFLV encoded by the coding sequence ATGGATTTTAAAAAAGAGTTCCCTGTACTCCAAGAGTATACCTATCTGAATACTGCAGCATCCGGCTTGCTTCCGCGCAGCGTACAGGCATACCGGCAGCAGCACGACCGTGATTTTATGCATCAGGGCAGCCTGCTCAAAGACCGTCAGGGCATGATCCTGACCGAGGTGCGGGAAACGGTAGGTCGATTTATGGGTTGTGCTCCCGAGCGGGTGGCGCTGACCCCCAATTTCTCGTACGGTTTTAATACCCTTTGGGAAGGCGTTCCTAAACAGAAGAAAGTGCTTTTGCTGGAAGGAGACTATCCTTCGGTGAATTGGCCGGTGACCTCCAGAGACTTCAAAGTGGTCTATGCCACTATTGACGCTCAGTTGGAGCAAAACATTTATGATGCCGTACAAAAGGAGCATCCCGATATCTTAGCCCTTAGTTTGGTGCAATGGATCAACGGTATTCGCATTGACCTGTCCTTTCTAAAACAATTAAAAAATGATTTTCCCAGGCTGTTGATCGTAGCCGATGGTACGCAATTCTGTGGTACTACTCCCTTTAATTTTGAAGAGTCCGGCATTGATGTGTTGGGTGCCAGTACCTACAAGTGGCTAAATGCAGGTTATGGAAATGCATTTTTCTTGTTTAAGGAGCCTGTTGCTGATCAAATTGCTCCCCGAACCAGTGGTTTCAACTCGCTGCAGGGGAAGTACAAACCGCAAGAAGGGAATTTTATAGGTCGTTTTGAACCCGGACATCAGGATACGCTGAACTACGGGAGTCTGCAAATAGCCCTCGAACTGATCGAACAGATCGGTATTCAAAACATCAGTGATCAAATTCGTACGCTAACCAAGCAAGCCATGGAGACTTTTGTCGAATTCGACCTGCTGCAGCCCATGGTGGTGGAGCGGGAGCAGCACTCCTCCATTTTCAATCTTCGCGCTGACGAGCGACTCTTTAACCGACTTCAGAAGGAGGGGATCATCTGTTCCCAACGTGGC
- a CDS encoding putative DNA modification/repair radical SAM protein, with the protein MSFERIREKLNILADAAKYDVSCSSSGSVRKNTQKGIGNSSGMGICHSYTEDGRCVSLLKILLTNHCIFDCAYCVTRKSNDIKRAAFKVQEVVDLTINFYRRNYIEGLFLSSGIFKNADYTMERLIAVAKKLREEENFNGYIHLKSIPGASDELMREAGLYADRLSVNIEIPTVSGLKLLAPDKKHEDFLKPMEKVKNEIIQYKAEKKIIKSTPRYAPAGQSTQMIIGATGESDKDIMYSAIHYYSTYHMKRVYYSGYIPVADDARLPALGTEVPMMRENRLYQTDWLLRFYGFDVREILNQEHPNLDTDIDPKLSWALRNMHLFPVDVNKAPKWMLARIPGVGMHSVRKILEARKFRNLSWEHLERLGLAMNRAKYFMICNSRDFERRDLTPSQIKGAILRQSSSKYRQLHSGQLNLFSQSA; encoded by the coding sequence ATGTCTTTTGAGCGCATTCGCGAAAAACTGAACATCCTGGCCGATGCGGCTAAGTACGATGTGTCCTGCTCCAGCAGCGGCAGCGTTCGAAAGAATACGCAAAAGGGCATCGGGAATTCTTCCGGCATGGGTATTTGTCATTCCTATACGGAAGATGGCCGCTGTGTTTCCTTGCTCAAGATCCTACTCACCAATCACTGCATTTTTGACTGTGCTTATTGCGTCACCCGCAAAAGTAACGACATTAAAAGAGCGGCTTTTAAAGTGCAAGAAGTGGTTGATCTGACCATCAATTTCTACCGCAGGAACTATATCGAAGGACTCTTTCTGAGTTCGGGTATTTTTAAGAATGCGGATTATACCATGGAGCGGCTCATTGCCGTGGCTAAGAAACTGCGCGAAGAGGAAAATTTTAACGGGTACATCCATTTGAAATCCATTCCCGGAGCCAGTGACGAACTCATGCGGGAAGCCGGACTCTATGCGGACCGACTTTCGGTCAATATTGAGATCCCCACGGTTTCCGGTCTTAAATTGCTCGCCCCTGACAAAAAACATGAGGATTTTCTCAAGCCCATGGAGAAAGTCAAAAATGAGATCATTCAATACAAAGCAGAGAAAAAGATCATCAAGTCCACGCCCCGCTATGCGCCTGCCGGTCAAAGCACTCAAATGATCATTGGGGCTACCGGAGAGTCAGACAAAGACATCATGTACTCTGCCATTCATTACTATAGTACTTACCATATGAAACGAGTTTATTATTCCGGATACATTCCGGTCGCTGATGACGCTAGGCTTCCAGCCCTGGGAACCGAGGTACCCATGATGCGTGAAAACCGCTTGTATCAAACCGACTGGTTGTTGCGTTTTTACGGTTTTGATGTGCGCGAGATCTTGAATCAGGAGCATCCTAATTTAGATACCGATATTGATCCCAAGCTGAGCTGGGCCTTACGCAACATGCACCTGTTCCCGGTCGATGTGAACAAAGCACCCAAATGGATGCTGGCCCGGATTCCCGGGGTGGGGATGCATTCGGTGCGCAAAATACTGGAGGCAAGAAAATTCAGAAACCTCAGCTGGGAACACCTGGAGCGTTTGGGACTCGCGATGAATCGGGCTAAGTATTTCATGATCTGTAATTCCCGCGATTTTGAACGCCGCGATCTGACTCCTTCCCAGATTAAAGGGGCGATCTTACGGCAATCCAGCAGCAAATACCGCCAATTGCACAGCGGGCAGTTGAATTTGTTCAGTCAATCCGCCTAA
- a CDS encoding dihydrofolate reductase — MITIIAAAGEDNALGKNGDLVWHLPDDFKRFKRLTTGHHIIMGRKTWESFPKPLPERIHVVITRNADYKAEEAIVVHDLESALAFAKADQNVYIIGGGEIYKQALAYATHMELTRVHGTFEADAYFPEFSEEDWELVHDEFHPKDDKHDYAFTYLTYRKKSKEES; from the coding sequence ATGATTACCATTATTGCTGCCGCTGGAGAAGACAACGCTTTGGGGAAGAACGGAGATCTGGTCTGGCATCTGCCCGACGACTTTAAGCGTTTTAAACGGTTGACCACCGGACACCATATCATCATGGGGCGTAAGACCTGGGAGTCATTTCCTAAACCACTACCGGAACGCATACATGTGGTCATCACGCGGAATGCGGACTATAAAGCTGAGGAGGCCATCGTAGTACACGATCTCGAGTCGGCGCTCGCTTTCGCGAAAGCAGATCAGAACGTATACATAATCGGAGGTGGTGAGATCTACAAACAGGCCTTAGCCTACGCCACCCATATGGAATTGACCCGGGTGCACGGCACCTTTGAGGCCGATGCCTATTTTCCAGAGTTCAGTGAGGAGGATTGGGAATTGGTCCATGATGAGTTCCATCCTAAAGACGATAAACACGACTACGCCTTTACCTATCTGACTTACCGCAAGAAATCAAAGGAGGAATCTTAG
- the fabD gene encoding ACP S-malonyltransferase translates to MKAYVFPGQGAQFTGMGKDLYDNYPVAKDLFNQANTILGFDIAKIMFEGSADELKETRVTQPAIFLHSVILKEVMGDGFQPDMVAGHSLGEFSALVANGTLGFEDALKLVSQRATAMQKACDRVPSTMAAVLGLDDEVVEAVCAGVDGTVVAANYNCPGQLIISGEVKAVEEACERLKDRGAKRALLLPVGGAFHSPLMEPAREHLAKAIEHTEFRTPHCPVYQNVSTFAVTNPAEIQKNLLFQLTAPVKWTQSVQHMIKDGATEFIEVGPGKVLQGLVKKIERTMVVSSAELG, encoded by the coding sequence ATGAAAGCATATGTATTTCCCGGTCAGGGAGCCCAATTCACGGGCATGGGTAAAGACCTTTACGACAATTATCCTGTAGCCAAAGATTTATTCAACCAAGCCAACACCATACTCGGTTTTGACATTGCCAAGATCATGTTTGAGGGCAGTGCCGATGAACTTAAAGAAACCAGAGTGACCCAACCGGCCATTTTCTTGCACTCCGTGATTTTGAAAGAGGTGATGGGAGATGGATTTCAACCGGATATGGTCGCCGGCCACTCCCTGGGTGAATTCTCAGCCCTGGTGGCTAATGGGACTCTGGGCTTTGAAGATGCCCTGAAACTCGTATCCCAACGCGCCACGGCCATGCAAAAAGCCTGTGACCGGGTACCTTCTACCATGGCAGCGGTATTGGGATTGGACGATGAAGTGGTCGAAGCGGTTTGTGCGGGTGTAGACGGAACGGTGGTAGCTGCCAACTACAATTGTCCGGGACAATTGATCATTTCGGGCGAGGTCAAAGCAGTTGAAGAAGCTTGTGAACGATTGAAAGATCGGGGTGCTAAACGCGCATTATTACTGCCCGTGGGTGGTGCTTTCCACTCTCCCTTGATGGAGCCAGCACGCGAACATTTGGCTAAGGCCATAGAACATACCGAATTCCGTACGCCCCATTGTCCCGTCTACCAAAATGTGAGCACTTTTGCCGTGACCAATCCGGCAGAAATTCAAAAGAACTTGTTGTTTCAGTTGACCGCACCGGTCAAATGGACCCAGTCGGTGCAGCACATGATCAAGGACGGAGCTACGGAATTTATTGAAGTAGGCCCCGGTAAGGTATTGCAAGGTCTGGTCAAGAAGATCGAACGAACCATGGTCGTTTCCAGTGCAGAATTGGGATAA
- a CDS encoding TIGR03915 family putative DNA repair protein yields the protein METVYAEPTGEVALQYDGSFEGFLTGVFLTFAQKLEVVAFQTDRAPQGGLFSQLYSIDADPVKAERVWKGLSAFAKAQYHVYRSFLSEIKGNEIYLLRYIQYIFESGTAVDYGHEASLRATQISKMVGREKHRMEAFIRFELTTDGIYYAMIEPDFNVLPLIAPHFKDRYADQPWIIHDLKRGYALYYDEQTVSPVTLDPPETDGKEAFEEEETQYKALWHDYFRSTNIKARVNKKLHIQHVPRRYWKYLSEKDVKGF from the coding sequence ATGGAAACAGTCTACGCAGAGCCCACCGGAGAAGTGGCCCTTCAGTACGACGGTAGTTTTGAAGGTTTTCTGACCGGAGTGTTCCTCACCTTTGCCCAAAAATTAGAGGTGGTTGCTTTCCAGACCGATCGGGCACCTCAGGGCGGATTGTTTTCACAGCTGTATAGCATCGATGCTGATCCCGTTAAAGCAGAGCGTGTGTGGAAAGGCTTGTCCGCTTTCGCGAAAGCGCAATATCACGTATATCGCTCGTTTCTTAGTGAGATCAAGGGCAACGAGATCTATTTGTTGCGTTATATCCAATATATCTTTGAATCAGGCACGGCGGTTGATTACGGTCATGAGGCCAGCTTACGAGCCACCCAGATCTCTAAGATGGTCGGTCGGGAGAAGCACCGCATGGAGGCCTTTATCCGCTTTGAACTCACCACCGATGGGATCTACTACGCGATGATCGAGCCTGATTTTAATGTACTTCCCCTCATTGCGCCGCATTTTAAAGACCGCTATGCTGATCAACCGTGGATCATTCACGACCTGAAGCGGGGTTACGCTTTATACTACGATGAGCAGACCGTGAGCCCGGTCACTTTAGACCCCCCAGAAACGGACGGCAAGGAGGCTTTTGAAGAAGAGGAGACCCAGTATAAAGCCTTATGGCACGACTATTTCAGAAGCACCAACATCAAAGCCCGGGTCAATAAAAAGCTACATATTCAGCATGTCCCCAGACGTTACTGGAAATATTTAAGTGAAAAAGACGTTAAGGGTTTTTAA
- a CDS encoding 2TM domain-containing protein, producing the protein MVFLAGAILLIVVNQLLGYGKEFQPLNTPWFVWAILLWTFFFLIHLINVFLLGSFMNKAWEQKQLDRLVAKQKKRIEKLHQQVEKEYPLPAQNSTRTSPPANTSTDSSL; encoded by the coding sequence GTGGTATTCCTGGCTGGCGCCATTCTCCTGATCGTGGTCAATCAACTGCTGGGGTATGGCAAAGAATTCCAACCGCTCAATACGCCTTGGTTTGTCTGGGCCATTCTACTTTGGACGTTTTTCTTCCTCATCCATTTGATCAATGTCTTTTTATTGGGCAGTTTTATGAATAAGGCCTGGGAGCAAAAGCAATTAGACCGTTTGGTCGCCAAGCAGAAAAAGCGGATCGAAAAGCTGCATCAGCAGGTAGAAAAAGAATATCCACTGCCTGCACAAAACAGCACGCGCACCAGTCCACCCGCCAATACCTCAACCGATTCCAGCTTATGA
- a CDS encoding DUF2461 domain-containing protein: MSFYKLYDFLRDLQQNNSKEWMDEHRDRYHDIRDWYIGWLEEMDTKLAKIDPEYTHTPGKKAINRINNNLLYHPKKPTYKDHFGAGLDQESKQGDFYIHLGTSESFIAGGYYKPKRELLDSIRSAIDYNGDEFKEILNKPSFQNTFGGLMDDPDQLKTSPKGYSQDHKHIDLLRMTSFAVSHSVTQKEVMQEDFQDRVIEVYKQMLPFRRYLNKAVTV, from the coding sequence ATGAGCTTTTACAAACTGTACGACTTTCTTCGCGACCTTCAGCAAAACAACAGCAAAGAGTGGATGGACGAACATCGCGATCGCTACCACGACATACGAGACTGGTACATTGGCTGGCTTGAAGAAATGGATACAAAACTCGCAAAAATTGATCCTGAGTATACCCATACGCCGGGTAAGAAAGCGATCAACCGCATTAACAATAATCTACTCTACCACCCCAAAAAACCCACCTACAAAGATCACTTTGGAGCCGGACTCGATCAGGAGAGCAAGCAGGGCGATTTTTATATTCATTTGGGGACCTCAGAAAGCTTTATTGCCGGCGGATACTACAAGCCCAAACGTGAATTACTGGACAGCATCCGATCGGCTATCGATTATAATGGAGACGAGTTCAAGGAAATCCTGAATAAACCAAGCTTCCAAAATACCTTTGGCGGCTTGATGGATGATCCGGATCAATTGAAAACTTCTCCTAAAGGATACTCCCAGGACCATAAGCACATAGATCTATTGCGAATGACCTCTTTTGCAGTCAGTCATTCAGTAACTCAGAAAGAGGTGATGCAGGAAGACTTCCAGGATCGCGTTATTGAGGTCTACAAACAAATGCTTCCGTTCAGAAGATACCTCAACAAAGCCGTTACGGTTTAA